The Bacillus sp. (in: firmicutes) DNA segment ATTGAGCAAAACTTTCAAACAACAAGCCAAAATGTAGACATTATTTCAGAAGCATCAAAAACGGCAGCTATTAAAGCCGAAGGTATTTCGAAAACACTTGAAGATATAGCGCATGGTGCTGAACGTTCAGCAGTTGCCATTACAGCAACCGTTGAATCGATTAACACTGTTACGAATATTTCCGAGGAAGTTTTAAAGCATGCAAAAGGCTCTGAAGGGGTTTCCGCGCATATGGTTGCTTCATTGGAGAATAGCAAAAAAGTTATTTATTCGCTAGTTGAGGGAATTGAAAGACTTGTAAAGGACAATCAAGCCTCTTTAGCAGTCGTCCAACGACTTGAGAAGGATGCGCAGGAAATTGATAATATTATTTCGCTTGTCGGTGATATTGCTGAAAAGACAAATTTATTAGCTATTAACGCTTCTATTGAAGCCGCGCATGCCGGGGAACAAGGCAAAGGCTTTGCGGTTGTTGCGGAAGAGGTACGCCAGCTAGCTATCCAAAGTAGACAAGCTGTTCAGGGAATTTCTGATTTAGTTCAAAAGATTCAAGATGAGGTTAAAAATGTAGTCACGCAAATTCTTGAACAAGTGGATACAGCAAATAAAAGTGCGGAAAAAGGGCTTAAAACTAACACAGCTATTCAGCAAATGACGGAATCTGTCCATACAATGGAAGAAGCTATTCAACAAATTGCCGTATATGCCGAAAAACAAATGAAATTCATCCAAGAAACATCTTCCCAATCTGAGGAAGTAGCGGGCGTTGCGGAAGAAACTTCAGCTGGCACAGAGGAAATTGCGGCGACTACGATAGAGCAGGTAGAGATGATGGAGGATATTGTAACCATTGCCAGTGAATTATCGATACAAGCACAGAAATTAAAACAAACAATCAGCCAATTTCAATTAGGGGGAAAATAGCATGAAAGTAGCAATTGCTTCAGATCACGGCGGGATTCATATTAGAGAGGAAATTAAGAATTTAATGGAAGAGATGGGGATTGAATATGACGACTTTGGCTGCGAATGCAGCACCTCTGTCGATTATCCAGATTATGCCTTTCCAGTTGCGGAAAAAGTTGCAAAGGGAGAGTATGATCGTGGCATTCTTATTTGTGGCACAGGCATTGGTATGTCAATTTCAGCGAACAAAGTAAATGGAATACGTTGTGCTTTAGTGCACGACGTTTTTAGTGCGAAAGCAACACGAGAGCATAATGATAGCAATGTTCTTGCAATGGGTGAGCGTGTAGTCGGCCCTGGTCTAGCAAGAGAAATTGCTAGAGTATGGCTGACAACTGAGTTCGAAGGCGGCCGCCATTTAAATCGTGTCAACAAAATTACTGATTACGAAAAAAAATAATGTAACACATGGGACACGGGGAAAGGCTTGGTGTCCCGTTTTATTGAGGATATTTATTTTCACGGAAAAGGGGTAATTTTTAATGGAGATAGATTTAGAGCTAATAAAAAACGAGCTTCAAACTGTAGTAGCTGACCTCCAAAGAGCCGCATCGCTTACAAGAGAGCATATCCTTGTAATTGGATGCAGTACGAGTGAGGTGATTGGCAAGCGAATTGGAAGTTCTGGCACAGATGATGTTGCCCAAATAATTTTTGAAGTATTGGCAAAGTTTAAGGAAGAGACGGGTGTACAGTTAGCCTTTCAATGCTGCGAGCATTTAAACCGTGCCATTGTTGTTGAAAACGAAACAGTGCAAAAAAAGCAGCTTGAACAAGTTTCTGTTATACCGGTTAAACATGCGGGTGGAGCGATGGCTACATACGCTTTCCACCGTATGGAAAATCCGCGAATGGTTGAATTTATAAAAGCGGATGCTGGTATAGACATAGGTGATACATTTATCGGAATGCATATTAAACATGTCGCGGTCCCAGTTCGTAGTAAAGTAACAGAAATTGGGAAGGCTCATGTAACAATGGCTTGCAGCAGACCGAAATTAATCGGTGGCGAACGAGCTGTATATTCGGAAATAAAAGTGAATAAAACTTGTGACAGCTGAAGTATTAATAGTTTTTTCTTGAAAACAAATATGATACAATGGTGTTTGAGTGTTAATATTCGGATTTCACTAAATTCATATATATTGTAGGAGGATCATCATGGAGTTTTTAAAAGCACAAGACGCAGAGGTTTTTCAAGCGATTCAAGACGAACTTGGTCGCCAACGCAATAAAATTGAGTTAATTGCGTCAGAGAATTTTGTAAGTGAAGCAGTAATGGAAGCGCAAGGTTCAGTTTTAACGAACAAATATGCTGAAGGTTATCCGGGCCGTCGCTATTATGGTGGTTGTGAGTATGTCGACGTAGCAGAAAACA contains these protein-coding regions:
- a CDS encoding HAMP domain-containing protein encodes the protein MKRRYKFSLRLKMIVFITVVSFITYSTSAFFLYFVYDYVNNYIFSMTKEVFTIITLLLGIIWSGILTAFAAGFIIKPLQTLEEAAHKAAEGDIRDDVKISQSDDEIRSLGLAFNNMLKSLRTMVVNIEQNFQTTSQNVDIISEASKTAAIKAEGISKTLEDIAHGAERSAVAITATVESINTVTNISEEVLKHAKGSEGVSAHMVASLENSKKVIYSLVEGIERLVKDNQASLAVVQRLEKDAQEIDNIISLVGDIAEKTNLLAINASIEAAHAGEQGKGFAVVAEEVRQLAIQSRQAVQGISDLVQKIQDEVKNVVTQILEQVDTANKSAEKGLKTNTAIQQMTESVHTMEEAIQQIAVYAEKQMKFIQETSSQSEEVAGVAEETSAGTEEIAATTIEQVEMMEDIVTIASELSIQAQKLKQTISQFQLGGK
- the rpiB gene encoding ribose 5-phosphate isomerase B, giving the protein MKVAIASDHGGIHIREEIKNLMEEMGIEYDDFGCECSTSVDYPDYAFPVAEKVAKGEYDRGILICGTGIGMSISANKVNGIRCALVHDVFSAKATREHNDSNVLAMGERVVGPGLAREIARVWLTTEFEGGRHLNRVNKITDYEKK
- a CDS encoding TIGR01440 family protein; this translates as MEIDLELIKNELQTVVADLQRAASLTREHILVIGCSTSEVIGKRIGSSGTDDVAQIIFEVLAKFKEETGVQLAFQCCEHLNRAIVVENETVQKKQLEQVSVIPVKHAGGAMATYAFHRMENPRMVEFIKADAGIDIGDTFIGMHIKHVAVPVRSKVTEIGKAHVTMACSRPKLIGGERAVYSEIKVNKTCDS